From Calditrichia bacterium:
AACGCCGACGGTGTAATTGTCCGCATCTTTCGCAAATGCGTCGGCTGCGTTCCATTCCTGCATGCCGAATGCGTTCAGCCGGGGCAGCCATGCACTGCTTTTCGCGAGCAAATTTCGCGATGCCGCTTTTTGGTAAAAATGGATCGCCAGCAAATCAGCGCGATTCAACAATGCCGATTCAAATTTCCGGTTTTCAGGTTGCAACGCGATGTGCGACAATGTGTCGGTTGGCTGCAAAATCGTCGATTCCTCCATTCCCAAAATCAACCGCAGGGCGTCGCTGGCGTTTTGCACCTGATTTTCCGCGAGCAACTGCTGTTCCTGCAACTCCGCCAACCGCACTTCCGCCGCCAAATATTCCGCCTGACTAATGATGCCCTGATCATATGCGGCTTTGGCATCGTCGCGGTGCGCCTGCGCCGATTTCAGCGCTTCGTCAATTGCTTTCCGGCTCTGATCGGTGAGAATTAATCCAAAATATGCCGCACGGGTTTGGTGCGCAATCGCCTGCCGGGTTCGTTCAACGCCTTGCTGTTTGGCTTTCGCCATCATGCCGGCTGCGGCTTTGCCAAAAATGGCGTCAAGGTTTATCAGCGGCAATTCAATCTTGAATTCAGTTGTGTAATTTTCAAACGCATCCGGTGCATTGAGGGAGGATAGCGCAAAATCTGTTTCGGCAAAAACACCCTGTTTCAGCTTCAATCCAAAAACCGTCACCGGATCGTCAGATTTTACAAATTGTTCGGAAATGGTAAAATGGGGGAGAAATCCGCTCCACGCTTCAAGATTTTGCCCTTTGGCTTCATCATATTGGGCTTGCGCGATGCGGAGTTGATAATTGCTTTTTGCGCTCATTGCCAGCGCTTCATCCAGCGAAATCGATCGCCGGGGGAGCTCATCGGATAAACCGGTGAGCGCAAACATCAGTGAAAATAGTAGATAACCAATCACAAATCGTATGTTCATTTATTCTGCTCCTGAGGCTTCAACCGTTTTCTGTATTGCGTTTATTTATTAATTTTAAACTATTGATAATAATTAACTTGATTCAAAAATTAATAACGTTTCCTGAGTGCTCAAATCCGTTCTTTCACATGAACGAATATTTGATGTGTGCAAGTATTGCTGGTTACAAAACTATATATATAAATTTTTATATATTATTTATTTCTTGAAAATTCTGATTTTCAGAGAGGAGAGTTAAAATCAAAACAGAAAGTGCATGTTCCGGAAACAGGATCAGCCGTCACGGCGCATAGATTTTTTAATGG
This genomic window contains:
- a CDS encoding TolC family protein; this translates as MNIRFVIGYLLFSLMFALTGLSDELPRRSISLDEALAMSAKSNYQLRIAQAQYDEAKGQNLEAWSGFLPHFTISEQFVKSDDPVTVFGLKLKQGVFAETDFALSSLNAPDAFENYTTEFKIELPLINLDAIFGKAAAGMMAKAKQQGVERTRQAIAHQTRAAYFGLILTDQSRKAIDEALKSAQAHRDDAKAAYDQGIISQAEYLAAEVRLAELQEQQLLAENQVQNASDALRLILGMEESTILQPTDTLSHIALQPENRKFESALLNRADLLAIHFYQKAASRNLLAKSSAWLPRLNAFGMQEWNAADAFAKDADNYTVGVRLSWQLFDGLGHFGRRKQAAAQKHQTSLQLQQATQQARNEIGAAQRNLQVAEKRIAVAEQGVRQAKQSLHITEQRYREGLEKTSDLLDREAMFTNAKLRLLKAKHDFQLAVSQLNFATGQ